A single window of Methanothermobacter marburgensis str. Marburg DNA harbors:
- a CDS encoding carboxypeptidase-like regulatory domain-containing protein, which translates to MKDFLYGTSSLKEAACTGFAILILLLTLFALAGSTSAAELNDSAIPPPGIDPYGTVKSWNGDPIENATVKAIQGGATVAENTTSSSGTYNLILPPGTYEIVASAENYTPSSLILDVNEPLEVNFELAYPNSFYGTIHDASGAPLENVIVEVRDQLDVTIAENYTDSAGRYMVNYGRYFDEHPGVIQAYLALVAFRGDLFTERYNILMDRGESSRFDFEMEYRTSIRGTVRGQETLPSGIPVTVLLEAENRTEYTDPYGNFYFEFREDEVPLVEGGNCGCILLPPLEQ; encoded by the coding sequence TTGAAGGATTTTCTTTATGGAACATCCTCCTTAAAAGAAGCTGCATGCACTGGATTTGCAATTCTTATACTTTTACTCACTTTATTTGCCCTGGCAGGCTCAACTTCCGCCGCTGAACTCAACGACTCGGCAATACCGCCGCCCGGCATTGACCCATACGGGACAGTGAAGTCCTGGAATGGGGACCCGATTGAAAATGCAACCGTTAAGGCCATTCAGGGTGGTGCGACAGTTGCAGAGAACACCACCAGTTCATCGGGAACCTACAACCTTATTCTACCTCCAGGCACCTATGAAATTGTGGCATCAGCCGAAAATTACACCCCATCATCACTTATTCTTGACGTGAATGAACCCCTCGAGGTTAACTTTGAACTTGCATACCCCAACTCATTCTACGGCACAATCCATGACGCCTCCGGCGCGCCACTGGAGAACGTCATCGTTGAGGTCCGTGACCAGCTGGACGTCACCATTGCAGAGAACTACACAGATTCTGCTGGCAGATACATGGTGAACTACGGCAGATACTTTGATGAACACCCCGGAGTAATACAGGCCTACCTTGCTCTCGTGGCCTTCCGCGGAGACCTCTTCACAGAGAGGTACAACATCCTCATGGACCGTGGTGAATCATCACGCTTTGATTTTGAAATGGAGTACCGCACCTCCATCAGGGGCACTGTGAGGGGCCAGGAGACCCTGCCATCAGGTATCCCTGTAACAGTCCTTCTTGAGGCCGAGAACCGCACAGAGTACACCGACCCCTATGGTAACTTCTACTTTGAGTTCAGAGAGGATGAGGTCCCCCTCGTTGAGGGGGGTAACTGTGGATGCATATTGCTACCACCCCTGGAGCAGTGA
- a CDS encoding carboxypeptidase-like regulatory domain-containing protein, protein MDAYCYHPWSSDLTLQPGDEISLNIVLDERALLTVNVTNSSGEPVEDAVISFAGMEGYTGEDGSVKLAVETGELNLQVSHPLYAPETRTIRLLMVKTPSALN, encoded by the coding sequence GTGGATGCATATTGCTACCACCCCTGGAGCAGTGATCTTACCCTGCAGCCAGGTGATGAAATCTCACTTAATATCGTCCTGGACGAGAGGGCGCTCCTCACGGTTAACGTCACCAACTCAAGTGGAGAGCCCGTTGAAGATGCTGTTATCTCATTTGCTGGAATGGAAGGGTACACCGGTGAGGATGGCTCAGTTAAACTGGCTGTCGAGACAGGAGAACTCAACCTTCAGGTTTCACATCCACTCTACGCCCCTGAGACCAGAACAATCAGGTTGTTGATGGTGAAAACACCCTCAGCATTGAACTAA